In Gossypium arboreum isolate Shixiya-1 chromosome 5, ASM2569848v2, whole genome shotgun sequence, a single genomic region encodes these proteins:
- the LOC108451436 gene encoding uncharacterized protein LOC108451436 has protein sequence MRMCMDYCQLNKLTIKNKYPLPRIDNLFDQFQGASVFSKIDLRYGYHQLRVKEADVRQTYLYQFVVVFIDDILDYSRTKDEQDEHLRVVLHVFKEKHLYAKLSKCEFLLREVTFLGHVPELGKEFTVYSDASHIKSGSIMDFRLNGNGVLYFRRRICVSNNIDLKQSILREVHSSTYAMHPGENTMYQNLRGLYWWPGLKWKVTDFEKLAKLYISEIMRLHGVPISIISDRARFTSQFWRKLHEDLGSRLYFSTAFHPQIDG, from the exons ATGCGAATGTGTATGGACTACTGTCAACTGAATAAGCTGACCATTaaaaacaagtatccacttccgaGGATTGATAATTTGTTCGACCAGTTCCAAGGGGCTTCTGTATTCTCCAAGATTGATTTACGAtatgggtatcatcagttgagggttaaggaagcTGAC gTGCGTCAGACCTACTTATATCAGTTTGTagtggtgttcatcgatgatatatTGGATTACTCGAGGACCAAGGATGAGCAGGATGAGCACCTCAGAGTGGTTCTTCATGTTTTCAAAGAAAAGCATCTCTATGCTAAGCTCAGTAAGTGCGAGTTCTTGTTACGTGAAGTaacatttctgggtcatgtg CCTGAACTTGGAAAGGAGTTcacggtttatagtgatgcatcacat ATTAAGAGTGGTAGCATTATGGATTTTAGACTGAATGGTAATGGGGTACTCTACTTTCGTAGGAGAATCTGTGTGTCAAATAATATTGATTTGAAGCAGTCTATACTAAGAGAGGTGCATAGTAGcacttatgctatgcatcctggcgaaAATACGATGTACCAAAACCTTCGTgggttatattggtggccagggttgaaatgGAAGGTTACTGATTTTGAG AAGCTGGCGAAGCTTTATATTTCTGAGAtaatgagactgcatggggtaccgatttcgatcatctctgatagggCTCGTTTCACATCTCAATTTTGGAGGAAGTTGCATGAGGATCTAGGTTCAAGGTTgtacttcagtactgcgttccatcctcagattgATGGTTAG